A stretch of Coccidioides posadasii str. Silveira chromosome 2, complete sequence DNA encodes these proteins:
- a CDS encoding uncharacterized protein (CAZy:GH75~SECRETED:SignalP(1-20)~EggNog:ENOG410PPXK~COG:G), which produces MLIKSLLLAALLSAECMALGRKVPSNVKDLYNYAKNHRCRKPLSSSFQDGHGRKGFVYCGDRLDSQGIIYITGPSNSRGLADMDVDCDGANRSAGDCKNDPSGQDQTAFKDEVKKYGIPDLDSNKHGYVVLGNEGSSPSFNPAKYGIKPLSVVAVVCNNRLFYGVWGDTNGGTLVGETSVSLAQACFPKEGLNGDNGHEKHDVLYIAFKGNAAKPGAKGANWKAKNFAGFEKSLEHIGNKLVKKVSA; this is translated from the exons ATGCTTATCAAGTCCCTTCTCCTTGCCGCGCTTTTGAGCGCTGAATGCATGGCCCTTGGTCGGAAGGTACCTTCAAACGTGAAGGATCTGTATAATTATGCCAAA aaCCACCGATGCCGCAAGCCTTTAAGCAGTTCATTCCAGGACGGCCACGGAAGGA AGGGCTTCGTCTACTGCGGTGATCGCTTAGACTCGCAGGGAATAATATATATCACAGGGCCCTCGAATTCAAGGGGTCTTGCAGACATGGATGTGGACTGTGACGGCGCCAATAGATCCGCCGGTGATTGCAAAAACGATCCCTCGGGACAGGATCAAACTGCATTCAAGGATGAAGTAAAGAAATATGGTATTCCTGATCTCGATTCAAATAAACATGGATACGTCGTTCTCGGAAATGAGGGATCTTCACCAAGCTTCAATCCGGCAAAGTACGGCATTAAGCCGTTGAGCGTGGTGGCTGTGGTTTGTAATAATAGACTG TTCTATGGCGTTTGGGGTGATACCAACGGTGGTACTCTGGTTGGAGAGACTTCAGTATCTCTTGCGCAGGCTTGCTTCCCTAAGGAGGGTCTTAATGGAGACAATGGCCACGAGAAGCACGACGTCCTCTATATCGCATTTAAAGGAAACGCGGCCAAGCCTGGCGCTAAGGGAGCAAATTGGAAGGCAAAGAACTTTGCCGGCTTTGAGAAATCTCTGGAGCATATTGGTAATAAACTAGTGAAGAAGGTTTCTGCATAA